One segment of Mycobacterium spongiae DNA contains the following:
- a CDS encoding PaaI family thioesterase, with translation MTSEPARHPGGGFNPPEPTSKGGPDYGRFIDAVRKLQDHARAADAPDAVITEAADLLDKVSTLLGPYDTDEWQSPSGRRMDLPVRGNILTVPQSAHKTADGRVAGTARFARFHLGRNGAVHGGALGLLFDTVLGLTASLLTGSPRQRTAYLTINYRQIVPIEKELQFDAGIDRVDGRKIFVSARLSDADTLLTEADALFVRLRPGQP, from the coding sequence GTGACCAGTGAACCGGCCCGACACCCCGGCGGTGGCTTCAATCCGCCCGAACCGACCAGCAAGGGCGGGCCAGACTACGGCAGGTTTATCGACGCGGTGCGGAAGTTGCAGGATCATGCGCGCGCGGCTGACGCGCCCGACGCGGTGATCACTGAGGCTGCCGACCTGCTGGACAAAGTGTCCACGCTGCTGGGCCCGTACGACACGGATGAATGGCAGTCACCTTCGGGGCGCCGGATGGACCTGCCCGTGCGCGGCAACATTCTTACCGTTCCGCAGTCGGCGCACAAGACGGCGGACGGTCGGGTAGCGGGCACGGCGCGATTCGCACGCTTTCACCTCGGCCGTAACGGCGCCGTGCACGGGGGAGCCCTCGGGCTGCTGTTCGACACGGTGCTCGGGTTGACCGCGTCGTTGCTCACGGGCAGCCCGCGCCAACGCACCGCCTACCTGACGATCAACTACCGCCAGATTGTGCCGATCGAAAAGGAACTGCAGTTCGACGCGGGTATCGACCGCGTGGACGGGCGCAAGATCTTCGTGTCGGCCCGGTTGAGCGACGCGGACACGCTGCTGACCGAAGCCGACGCGTTGTTTGTCCGGCTCAGGCCCGGCCAGCCGTAG
- the thrS gene encoding threonine--tRNA ligase, with protein MSAPVHPAAGADGGDPPHPASPGLRSPRADGGDPSHPAAPGLRSPHAVAPIRVPAGTTAAAAVGEAGLPRRGVPDAIVVVRDADGNLRDLSWAPTADAEVTPVAANTDDGRSVIRHSTAHVLAQAVQDMFPHAKLGIGPPITDGFYYDFDVAEPFTPEDLAALEKRMRQIVKDGQLFSRRVYESKEHARVELADEPYKLELVDDKSGDAEIMEVGGDELTAYDNLNPRTRDRVWGDLCRGPHIPTTKHIPAFRLTRSSAAYWRGDQANASLQRIYGTAWESQEALDQHLELIEEAQRRDHRKLGVELDLFSFPDEIGSGLAVFHPKGGIVRRELEDYSRRKHTEAGYQFVNSPHITKAQLFHTSGHLDWYADGMFPPMHIDAEYNADGSVRKPGQDYYLKPMNCPMHCLIFRARGRSYRELPLRLFEFGTVYRYEKSGVVHGLTRVRGLTMDDAHIFCTREQMRDELRSLLRFVLDLLGDYGLTDFYLELSTKDPEKFVGSDAVWEDATNVLAEVGAESGLELVPDPGGAAFYGPKISVQVKDALGRTWQMSTIQLDFNFPERFELEYTAADGTRQRPVMIHRALFGSIERFFGILTEHYAGAFPAWLAPVQVVGIPVADEHIAYLEDVAAQLRSRGIRAEVDASDDRMAKKIVHHTNQKVPFMVLAGDRDVAAGAVSFRFGDRTQINGVPCDEAIATIVGWIGNRENATPTAKLVEAGGRG; from the coding sequence ATGAGCGCCCCCGTACACCCTGCCGCAGGAGCCGATGGCGGCGACCCGCCGCACCCGGCTTCGCCGGGTTTGCGATCGCCGCGGGCCGACGGCGGCGACCCGTCGCACCCGGCAGCGCCGGGTTTGCGATCGCCGCATGCCGTCGCCCCGATCCGGGTTCCTGCCGGGACAACCGCGGCCGCAGCGGTCGGCGAGGCGGGTTTGCCGAGGCGCGGCGTGCCCGACGCGATCGTGGTGGTCCGCGACGCCGACGGCAACCTGCGCGACTTGAGCTGGGCGCCCACCGCCGACGCCGAGGTCACCCCGGTGGCCGCCAACACCGACGACGGTCGCAGCGTCATTCGTCATTCGACCGCACATGTGCTCGCCCAAGCTGTCCAGGACATGTTCCCGCACGCCAAACTGGGCATCGGGCCACCGATCACCGACGGCTTCTACTACGACTTCGACGTCGCCGAACCGTTCACGCCCGAGGACCTCGCGGCGCTGGAGAAACGGATGCGCCAGATCGTCAAGGATGGGCAGCTGTTCTCGCGGCGGGTCTACGAGTCCAAGGAGCACGCCCGCGTCGAGCTGGCCGACGAGCCCTACAAGCTCGAACTCGTCGACGACAAGTCCGGTGACGCCGAAATCATGGAAGTCGGCGGCGACGAGCTCACGGCCTACGACAACCTCAACCCCCGTACCCGCGATCGGGTCTGGGGTGACCTGTGCCGTGGTCCCCACATCCCGACCACCAAGCACATCCCGGCCTTCAGGCTGACCCGAAGCTCCGCCGCCTACTGGCGCGGCGACCAGGCGAACGCCAGCCTGCAACGTATCTACGGCACCGCATGGGAGTCGCAGGAGGCGCTCGATCAGCACCTGGAGCTCATCGAGGAGGCGCAGCGGCGCGATCACCGCAAACTGGGCGTGGAGCTGGACCTGTTCAGCTTTCCCGACGAAATCGGTTCCGGTCTAGCGGTTTTCCACCCAAAGGGCGGCATCGTCCGTCGCGAACTCGAAGACTACTCGCGCCGCAAGCACACCGAAGCCGGCTACCAGTTCGTCAATAGCCCGCACATCACCAAGGCCCAGCTGTTCCACACGTCGGGACACCTGGACTGGTACGCCGACGGCATGTTCCCGCCGATGCACATCGATGCGGAGTACAACGCAGACGGCTCAGTGCGTAAGCCGGGTCAGGACTACTACCTCAAGCCGATGAACTGCCCGATGCACTGCCTGATCTTCCGGGCGCGCGGGCGGTCGTATCGCGAACTGCCGCTGCGGTTGTTCGAATTCGGCACGGTCTACCGCTACGAGAAATCCGGAGTGGTGCACGGTCTGACCCGGGTACGCGGGTTGACGATGGACGATGCCCACATCTTCTGCACCCGCGAGCAGATGCGCGACGAGCTGCGCTCGCTGCTGCGATTCGTGCTCGACCTGCTCGGCGACTACGGCCTGACCGACTTCTATCTCGAACTGTCGACGAAGGACCCGGAGAAGTTCGTTGGATCCGACGCGGTCTGGGAGGACGCCACGAATGTACTGGCCGAGGTCGGTGCCGAATCCGGCCTGGAGCTGGTGCCGGATCCGGGTGGCGCGGCGTTCTACGGTCCCAAGATCTCGGTGCAAGTCAAGGACGCGCTGGGCCGCACCTGGCAAATGTCGACCATCCAGCTGGATTTCAACTTCCCGGAGCGCTTCGAGTTGGAATACACCGCCGCCGACGGGACCCGCCAGCGTCCGGTGATGATCCACCGGGCACTGTTCGGGTCGATCGAGCGGTTCTTCGGAATCCTCACCGAACACTATGCCGGCGCGTTCCCGGCGTGGTTGGCGCCGGTACAGGTCGTCGGCATCCCGGTCGCCGATGAACATATCGCCTACTTGGAAGATGTTGCCGCGCAACTACGATCGCGGGGCATCCGAGCCGAGGTCGACGCTAGCGACGATCGGATGGCCAAGAAGATCGTCCATCACACCAACCAGAAGGTGCCCTTCATGGTGCTGGCCGGTGACCGCGATGTCGCCGCGGGTGCCGTCAGCTTCCGGTTCGGCGACCGCACCCAGATCAACGGCGTGCCGTGCGACGAGGCCATCGCAACCATCGTGGGTTGGATCGGCAACCGCGAAAACGCCACTCCGACAGCCAAACTGGTGGAAGCTGGCGGCCGTGGGTGA
- a CDS encoding HIT family protein, producing MGDEQRADRAPEEPEAETILDRGVGQRDQLQRLWTPYRMNYLAEAPLKRDPNSSAKPEQPFTDIPQLSDEEGLVVARGELVYAVLNLYPYNPGHLMVVPYRRVSELEDLTEPESAELMAFTQKAIRVIKNVSRPHGFNVGLNLGTSAGGSLAEHLHVHVVPRWGGDANFITIVGGSKVIPQLLRDTRRLLATEWARQS from the coding sequence GTGGGTGACGAGCAACGCGCGGATCGGGCACCCGAAGAGCCCGAAGCCGAAACCATCTTGGACAGGGGCGTAGGCCAGCGCGATCAGTTGCAGCGGCTATGGACGCCGTACCGGATGAACTATCTCGCTGAAGCGCCGCTGAAGCGCGACCCCAATTCGTCAGCCAAGCCCGAGCAGCCGTTCACCGACATTCCGCAGCTGTCCGACGAAGAAGGCTTGGTAGTGGCTCGCGGCGAACTCGTCTACGCCGTGCTCAACCTCTACCCCTACAACCCCGGGCACCTCATGGTGGTGCCCTATCGGCGGGTATCGGAGTTGGAGGACCTGACCGAACCCGAGAGCGCCGAACTGATGGCCTTCACACAAAAGGCGATCCGCGTCATCAAGAACGTCTCCCGGCCGCACGGTTTCAACGTCGGCCTGAACCTGGGGACGTCGGCGGGCGGCTCGCTGGCCGAGCATCTGCACGTGCACGTCGTGCCGCGCTGGGGCGGTGATGCGAACTTCATCACCATCGTCGGGGGATCCAAGGTGATCCCGCAGCTGTTGCGCGACACTCGCCGCCTGCTTGCCACCGAATGGGCTCGGCAATCATGA